A genome region from Nocardioides cynanchi includes the following:
- a CDS encoding type 1 glutamine amidotransferase, which yields MSSPVLVVQHEDDDPIHLMGQWMGVDLDVRRPFLGDELPASLDGYAALVVMGGAMGANDDATFPWLTAVKELIRQAAADRVPTLGICLGHQLAAVALGGEVRRNPAGRQFGLYDVGWEPAAHLDELFAPVATPRRGAHWNDDIVTRLPAGAQVMARADAGDVQAVHYAPTVWGVQWHPEVDEPLFRGWLADGDADPAVAEDALAALAAARDQLVEWWTPLAVRFAELAARHATQVEAARA from the coding sequence GTGAGCAGCCCCGTCCTGGTCGTCCAGCACGAGGACGACGACCCGATCCACCTGATGGGCCAGTGGATGGGCGTCGACCTCGACGTACGCCGTCCCTTCCTCGGCGACGAACTGCCCGCCTCCCTCGACGGGTACGCCGCCCTGGTCGTGATGGGCGGAGCCATGGGGGCCAACGACGACGCGACCTTCCCCTGGCTGACTGCGGTCAAGGAGCTGATCCGGCAGGCGGCCGCCGATCGCGTGCCCACGCTGGGCATCTGTCTGGGCCACCAGCTGGCGGCCGTGGCGCTCGGTGGAGAGGTACGACGCAACCCGGCCGGTCGCCAGTTCGGGCTGTACGACGTGGGCTGGGAGCCTGCCGCCCATCTCGACGAGCTGTTCGCGCCGGTGGCGACGCCCCGCCGTGGCGCGCACTGGAACGACGACATCGTCACCCGGCTGCCTGCAGGCGCCCAGGTGATGGCGCGGGCCGACGCCGGTGACGTGCAGGCGGTGCACTACGCGCCGACGGTCTGGGGCGTGCAGTGGCATCCCGAGGTCGACGAGCCGCTCTTCCGCGGCTGGCTGGCGGACGGCGACGCCGACCCGGCCGTGGCCGAGGACGCGCTGGCCGCGCTGGCCGCAGCCCGCGACCAGCTCGTCGAGTGGTGGACCCCGCTGGCGGTCCGGTTCGCCGAGCTCGCCGCCCGGCACGCCACCCAGGTGGAGGCCGCGCGCGCATGA
- a CDS encoding glutamine synthetase family protein, protein MGKQEDFVLRALEERDVRFVRLWFTDVLGFLKSVAVAPAELEGAFDEGIGFDGSAIEGFARVYESDMLAKPDPSTFQILPWRGEGPSTARMFCDIVMPDGSPSYADPRHVLKRTLSNAAEQGFTFYTHPEIEFYLFKDGPAPGGEPVPVDRSGYFDHTAQSQGADFRREAITMLESMGISVEFSHHEGGPGQQEIDLRYADALSTADNIMTFRTVIREVALSQGIWASFMPKPFTAHPGSGMHTHVSLFEGDRNAFFEAGAEYQLSRTGRQFIAGILRHASEIAVVTNQWVNSYKRLLGGGEAPSYICWGHNNRSAMIRVPMYKPQKGVSTRIELRTIDAACNPYLAYAVTLAAGMKGIAEDYELPREAEDDVWTLTERERKSMGIAPLPSSLSEAISVAEDSELLAETLGEHVFDFFLRNKRTEWQEYRTQVSAFERDRMLPVL, encoded by the coding sequence ATGGGCAAGCAGGAAGACTTCGTGCTGCGCGCGCTCGAGGAGCGCGACGTCCGGTTCGTCCGGCTGTGGTTCACCGACGTGCTCGGGTTCCTCAAGTCGGTCGCGGTCGCGCCGGCCGAGCTGGAGGGCGCGTTCGACGAGGGGATCGGCTTCGACGGCTCGGCGATCGAGGGTTTCGCCCGGGTCTACGAGTCCGACATGCTCGCCAAGCCCGACCCGTCGACCTTCCAGATCCTGCCCTGGCGGGGTGAGGGGCCGAGCACGGCGCGGATGTTCTGCGACATCGTGATGCCCGACGGCTCGCCGTCGTACGCCGACCCGCGACACGTGCTCAAGCGCACGCTGAGCAACGCGGCCGAGCAGGGCTTCACCTTCTACACCCATCCCGAGATCGAGTTCTACCTGTTCAAGGACGGCCCCGCTCCCGGCGGCGAGCCGGTGCCGGTCGACCGCAGCGGCTACTTCGACCACACCGCGCAGAGCCAGGGCGCCGACTTCCGCCGTGAGGCGATCACGATGCTGGAGTCGATGGGCATCTCGGTGGAGTTCAGCCACCACGAGGGAGGCCCGGGCCAGCAGGAGATCGACCTGCGGTACGCCGACGCCCTCTCGACCGCCGACAACATCATGACCTTCCGCACCGTGATCCGGGAGGTCGCGCTGAGCCAGGGCATCTGGGCCTCCTTCATGCCCAAGCCGTTCACCGCCCATCCCGGCTCCGGCATGCACACCCACGTCTCGCTGTTCGAGGGCGACCGCAACGCGTTCTTCGAGGCCGGCGCGGAGTACCAGCTGTCCCGCACCGGCCGGCAGTTCATCGCCGGCATCCTGCGGCACGCCAGCGAGATCGCCGTGGTCACCAACCAGTGGGTCAACAGCTACAAGCGCCTGCTCGGCGGCGGCGAGGCGCCGTCGTACATCTGCTGGGGCCACAACAACCGCTCGGCGATGATCCGGGTGCCGATGTACAAGCCGCAGAAGGGTGTCTCCACCCGGATCGAGCTGCGCACGATCGACGCCGCCTGCAACCCCTACCTCGCGTACGCCGTGACCCTGGCCGCCGGCATGAAGGGGATCGCCGAGGACTACGAGCTGCCCCGCGAGGCCGAGGACGACGTCTGGACCCTCACCGAGCGCGAGCGCAAGAGCATGGGGATCGCCCCGCTGCCGAGCAGCCTGTCGGAGGCGATCTCGGTGGCCGAGGACTCCGAGCTCCTGGCGGAGACCCTCGGCGAGCACGTCTTCGACTTCTTCCTGCGCAACAAGCGCACCGAGTGGCAGGAGTACCGCACCCAGGTCTCCGCGTTCGAGCGCGACCGCATGCTGCCGGTCCTCTGA
- a CDS encoding NAD(+) synthase, with translation MEFWSAYAQGFARVAACTVPVALADPATNAQTVLAEARACHDEGVAVAVFPELCLSGYSIEDLLLQDTLLSAVDEAIRTIVEASTDLLPVLVVGAPLVHGTRLLNCAVVIKGGRILGVAPKSYLPNYREFYERRHFAPGDDLRGTTVRVAGADVPLGPDLIFAAKDLPGLRLHVEICEDMWVPVPPSAEASLAGATVLANLSGSPITIARAEDRRLLVRSASFRSNAAYVFAAAGQGESTTDLSWDGQTMVYECGDLLGESERFPDGPRRTVVDVDLDRIRQERLRQGTHDDNRRGLDSARPPRHPFRMVGFELKPPTGDVGLRRRVDRFPFVPDDVERLAQDCYEAYSIQVAGLVQRIQAIGGPRAVIGISGGLDSTHALIVAVRAMDRLGRPRSDVLAYTMPGFATGDTSKSLATRLAGALGVTFEEIDIKPAAEQLLKDLDHPAADGGTTYDVTYENVQAGLRYDYLFRLANQRGGIVVGTGDLSELALGWCTYGVGDQMSHYNVNAGVPKTLIQHLIRWVIDSGQFDDEANAVLGEVLGQEITPELVPTLEGQKAQATEDTVGPYALQDFTLYHVLRLGYRPSKIAFLAWHAWHDAQAGEWPPGYPEQARPSYDVATIRQWLEVFCRRFFASQFKRSALPNGPKVSSGGTMSPRGDWRMPSDAAATAWLADIEANVPSS, from the coding sequence GTGGAGTTCTGGTCGGCGTACGCGCAGGGTTTCGCGCGCGTCGCCGCGTGCACCGTGCCGGTCGCCCTGGCCGACCCGGCGACCAACGCTCAGACCGTGCTCGCCGAGGCCCGCGCGTGCCACGACGAGGGCGTTGCGGTCGCGGTGTTCCCCGAGCTGTGCCTGTCGGGCTACTCCATCGAGGACCTGCTGCTCCAGGACACCTTGCTGTCGGCGGTCGACGAGGCCATCCGCACCATCGTCGAGGCCTCGACCGACCTGCTGCCCGTGCTGGTGGTGGGCGCGCCGCTGGTGCACGGCACCCGGCTCCTCAACTGCGCGGTCGTGATCAAGGGTGGCCGGATCCTCGGCGTTGCCCCGAAGTCCTACCTGCCCAACTACCGCGAGTTCTACGAGCGCCGGCACTTCGCCCCAGGCGACGACCTCAGGGGTACGACGGTGCGCGTCGCCGGCGCGGACGTGCCGCTCGGGCCCGACCTGATCTTCGCCGCCAAGGACCTGCCCGGCCTCCGGCTCCACGTCGAGATCTGCGAGGACATGTGGGTGCCGGTGCCGCCCAGTGCGGAGGCGTCGCTGGCCGGCGCGACCGTGCTGGCCAACCTGTCGGGCAGCCCGATCACGATCGCCCGCGCCGAGGACCGGCGGCTGCTGGTGCGCAGCGCCAGCTTCCGCAGCAACGCGGCCTACGTCTTCGCTGCAGCCGGACAGGGCGAGTCGACCACCGACCTGTCGTGGGACGGCCAGACCATGGTCTACGAGTGCGGCGACCTGCTCGGCGAGAGCGAGCGATTCCCCGACGGGCCCCGCCGGACCGTCGTGGACGTCGACCTCGACCGGATCCGGCAGGAGCGGCTGCGGCAGGGGACCCACGATGACAACCGGCGTGGTCTCGACTCCGCGCGACCACCGAGGCACCCGTTCCGGATGGTGGGCTTCGAGCTGAAGCCGCCGACCGGGGACGTCGGGCTCCGGCGCCGTGTCGACCGCTTCCCGTTCGTGCCCGACGACGTCGAGCGCCTGGCGCAGGACTGCTACGAGGCCTACTCCATCCAGGTCGCCGGCCTGGTCCAGCGGATCCAGGCGATCGGCGGGCCCCGGGCCGTGATCGGCATCAGCGGGGGCCTGGACTCCACGCACGCATTGATCGTCGCGGTGCGGGCGATGGACCGGCTGGGCCGCCCCCGCAGCGACGTGCTCGCCTACACGATGCCCGGCTTCGCCACCGGCGACACGTCGAAGTCGCTGGCGACACGGCTGGCCGGCGCGCTCGGGGTCACCTTCGAGGAGATCGACATCAAGCCCGCGGCCGAGCAGCTGCTGAAGGACCTCGACCACCCGGCCGCCGACGGCGGCACGACGTACGACGTCACCTACGAGAACGTCCAGGCCGGACTGCGCTACGACTACCTCTTCCGCCTCGCCAACCAGCGCGGCGGCATCGTGGTGGGCACCGGTGACCTGAGCGAGCTCGCGCTGGGCTGGTGCACCTACGGCGTCGGCGACCAGATGTCGCACTACAACGTCAACGCCGGGGTCCCCAAGACCCTGATCCAGCACCTGATCCGCTGGGTGATCGACAGCGGCCAGTTCGACGACGAGGCGAACGCGGTGCTGGGCGAGGTGCTCGGGCAGGAGATCACCCCGGAGCTGGTCCCGACCCTCGAGGGGCAGAAGGCGCAGGCAACCGAGGACACGGTCGGCCCCTACGCGCTCCAGGACTTCACCCTCTACCACGTGCTGCGGCTCGGCTACCGGCCCAGCAAGATCGCCTTCCTGGCGTGGCACGCCTGGCACGACGCGCAGGCCGGGGAGTGGCCGCCGGGCTATCCCGAGCAGGCCAGGCCGTCGTACGACGTGGCCACGATCCGGCAGTGGCTCGAGGTCTTCTGTCGGCGCTTCTTCGCCAGCCAGTTCAAGCGCAGCGCCTTGCCCAACGGCCCCAAGGTGTCGTCGGGCGGCACGATGAGCCCGCGCGGCGACTGGCGGATGCCGAGTGACGCGGCGGCCACCGCGTGGCTCGCGGACATCGAGGCCAACGTCCCGTCGTCCTGA
- a CDS encoding isocitrate lyase/PEP mutase family protein, which yields MDTTERAAALRALHVAPELLTLVNVWDVASARVVASTPGTTALATASHAIAASYGYPDGEQIPRDLMLEAVGRIAGAVDLPVTADLEAGYGDAGETCRRAIGLGVVGANIEDQLRPLADAVAAVEAVIRAAAAEGVPDFVLNARTDAVLHAGDRDPDDALADAIVRGRAFLEVGAPVVFVPGALTDVQVQALVEAFGPQRLSVLPVPGGPSLARLQELGVARASFGPFPQRVALTALQEMVEGVSRGEGIPPGTRTLT from the coding sequence ATGGACACCACCGAACGGGCCGCCGCGCTCCGCGCCCTGCACGTCGCCCCCGAGCTGCTCACCCTGGTGAACGTCTGGGACGTCGCCAGCGCCCGGGTCGTGGCCTCGACGCCGGGCACCACGGCCCTGGCCACCGCCAGCCACGCCATCGCCGCGTCGTACGGCTATCCGGACGGCGAGCAGATCCCTCGCGACCTGATGCTCGAGGCCGTCGGCCGGATCGCCGGGGCCGTCGACCTCCCGGTCACGGCCGACCTCGAAGCAGGGTACGGCGACGCCGGCGAGACCTGCCGTCGCGCGATCGGTCTCGGTGTCGTGGGCGCCAACATCGAGGACCAGCTCCGGCCCCTGGCCGACGCGGTGGCCGCGGTCGAGGCGGTGATCCGGGCGGCGGCCGCGGAGGGTGTCCCGGACTTCGTGCTCAACGCCCGCACCGACGCGGTTCTCCACGCGGGGGACCGCGACCCCGACGACGCGCTGGCCGACGCGATCGTGCGTGGGCGGGCGTTCCTCGAGGTCGGTGCTCCGGTCGTGTTCGTGCCGGGCGCCCTGACGGACGTGCAGGTGCAGGCTCTCGTGGAGGCGTTCGGCCCGCAGCGGCTCTCGGTGCTGCCGGTGCCCGGTGGTCCCTCCCTGGCCCGGCTGCAGGAGCTCGGGGTGGCCCGGGCCAGCTTCGGGCCCTTCCCGCAGCGGGTGGCCCTGACCGCCCTCCAGGAGATGGTCGAGGGAGTGTCCCGCGGCGAGGGCATCCCGCCGGGCACCCGCACCCTCACCTGA
- a CDS encoding bifunctional [glutamine synthetase] adenylyltransferase/[glutamine synthetase]-adenylyl-L-tyrosine phosphorylase, which produces MTRPESERQVLARLGFEDAGRAGDELARLGERSGPLVALLARTADPDQALSALVRLAERAGPGLVPELADDEGTSMRLLSVLGASQALGDHLVRHPEQWRELTDPWLGSTRPTAHAVRAGLLEAVGADPADPEPVATVTGPAASDALRVEYRRVLTRLAARDLAHHLGVDDAAAELSDLATGTLEAALAVARSRVPDAHTARLAVIGLGKCGGHELNYVSDVDVLYVFEPADGADEGAAARVAAQLASHLMQVCSEHTAEGTIWPVDANLRPEGAAGPLVRTLASHRAYYERWAKTWEFQAMLKARPVAGDQALGEAFLDLVTPMVWRVSEREGFVGDVQAMRRRVLDNIPPREAQRQLKLGSGGLRDVEFAVQLLQLVHGRADEKIHQRATLSALGALTERGYVGREDGEALHRAYAFLRTLEHRIQLQHLRRTHVVPADDASLRRLGRSMGFGKDPGKALEEVWAHHRLEVRRLHEKLFYRPLLEAVARVPAGGARLTPEAAGVRLAALGYADPTAALRHLEALTSGVSRTAAIQRTLLPAMLEWFADAPDPDAGLFGFRRISESLGSTHWYLKTLRDEGQVAERLARLLATSRYATDLLEREPEGVRMLGEDLTPRSSETLTAQMRATAERQADAGEAVRSIRAVRRRELFRIAVGELFGEIEVAEVGAALSRLTDATLEATLEVAGRSVRAQRGLDRAPTRIAIVAMGRYGGFELSYGSDADVMFVHEPEDADDGGAGGDPTAYAQAVANEVRSLLIAPAGDPALVVDADLRPEGKQGPLVRTLASYAAYYAKWSKVWEAQALLRADAVVGDAGVRERFTSLIDPLRYPPEGISEADVVEVRRIKARVDRERLPRGADPQTHLKLGRGGLADIEWTVQLLQLRYAGRVAALRSPRTLTALAAAREAELLSAVDADALDRAWRSVSRLRNAITLVTGKSGDQLPRDARERAAVASILDYGSGHSDEMVNDYLRTTRRARAVVDRIFWE; this is translated from the coding sequence ATGACCCGTCCCGAGAGCGAGCGGCAGGTGCTGGCCCGCCTCGGCTTCGAGGACGCCGGCCGGGCCGGCGACGAGCTCGCCCGGCTCGGCGAGCGCTCGGGGCCCCTGGTGGCCCTGCTCGCCCGGACCGCGGACCCCGACCAGGCCCTGTCCGCTCTGGTACGACTGGCCGAGCGCGCCGGGCCCGGGCTGGTGCCGGAGCTCGCCGACGACGAGGGCACCTCGATGCGCCTGCTCTCGGTGCTCGGGGCGAGCCAGGCGCTGGGCGACCACCTGGTCCGGCACCCCGAGCAGTGGCGCGAGCTGACCGACCCCTGGCTGGGCTCGACCCGGCCGACGGCCCACGCCGTACGCGCGGGGCTGCTCGAGGCCGTGGGCGCCGACCCGGCCGACCCCGAGCCGGTGGCGACCGTGACCGGTCCGGCCGCCTCGGACGCGCTCCGGGTGGAGTACCGCCGCGTGCTGACCCGGCTGGCCGCCCGCGACCTCGCGCACCACCTCGGGGTCGACGACGCCGCCGCCGAGCTGTCCGACCTCGCCACCGGCACGCTGGAGGCGGCCCTGGCCGTGGCGCGGTCGCGGGTCCCCGACGCCCACACCGCCCGCCTCGCGGTGATCGGGCTGGGCAAGTGCGGTGGGCACGAGCTCAACTACGTCTCCGACGTCGACGTGCTCTACGTCTTCGAGCCGGCCGACGGTGCCGACGAGGGAGCGGCCGCGCGGGTCGCGGCCCAGCTCGCCTCGCACCTGATGCAGGTCTGCTCCGAGCACACCGCCGAGGGCACGATCTGGCCGGTCGACGCCAACCTGCGGCCCGAGGGTGCCGCGGGGCCGCTGGTCAGGACCCTGGCCAGCCACCGCGCCTACTACGAGCGGTGGGCCAAGACGTGGGAGTTCCAGGCCATGCTCAAGGCCCGGCCGGTGGCCGGCGACCAGGCCCTGGGAGAGGCGTTCCTCGACCTGGTGACGCCGATGGTGTGGCGCGTCTCCGAGCGTGAGGGGTTCGTCGGCGACGTGCAGGCGATGCGCCGTCGGGTGCTCGACAACATCCCGCCGCGGGAGGCGCAGCGGCAGCTCAAGCTCGGGTCCGGTGGTCTGCGCGACGTGGAGTTCGCCGTCCAGCTCCTCCAGCTCGTGCACGGCCGGGCCGACGAGAAGATCCACCAGCGCGCGACACTCAGCGCCCTCGGCGCGCTGACCGAGCGGGGCTACGTCGGGCGCGAGGACGGCGAGGCGCTGCACCGGGCGTACGCGTTCCTGCGCACCCTGGAGCACCGGATCCAGCTCCAGCACCTGCGGCGCACCCACGTCGTACCCGCCGACGATGCGTCGTTGCGCCGGCTGGGTCGCAGCATGGGTTTCGGCAAGGACCCGGGGAAGGCCCTCGAGGAGGTCTGGGCCCACCATCGCCTCGAGGTACGCCGACTTCACGAGAAGCTGTTCTACCGGCCGCTGCTGGAGGCGGTCGCCCGGGTGCCGGCCGGTGGGGCACGACTCACGCCCGAGGCGGCCGGGGTCCGGCTCGCCGCCCTGGGGTACGCCGACCCGACCGCCGCCCTGCGCCACCTCGAGGCCCTGACCAGCGGCGTCTCCCGCACCGCGGCGATCCAGCGCACCCTGCTCCCGGCGATGCTCGAGTGGTTCGCGGACGCCCCCGACCCCGACGCGGGGCTCTTCGGCTTCCGGCGGATCAGCGAGAGCCTCGGCTCCACGCACTGGTACCTCAAGACCCTGCGTGACGAGGGGCAGGTCGCCGAACGGCTGGCCCGGCTGCTGGCCACCTCGCGCTACGCCACCGACCTGCTCGAGCGCGAGCCCGAAGGGGTGCGGATGCTGGGGGAGGACCTCACCCCACGCTCGTCGGAGACCCTGACCGCGCAGATGCGCGCCACCGCCGAGCGCCAGGCGGACGCCGGCGAGGCGGTGCGGTCGATCCGGGCGGTCCGGCGCCGTGAGCTGTTCCGGATCGCGGTCGGCGAGCTGTTCGGCGAGATCGAGGTCGCCGAGGTCGGCGCGGCCCTGTCCCGGCTCACCGACGCCACCCTCGAGGCGACGCTGGAGGTGGCCGGCCGGTCGGTGCGGGCCCAGCGGGGGCTCGACCGGGCACCGACCCGGATCGCGATCGTGGCGATGGGTCGCTACGGCGGCTTCGAGCTCTCCTACGGCAGCGACGCCGACGTGATGTTCGTGCACGAGCCCGAGGACGCCGACGACGGCGGCGCGGGCGGCGACCCCACGGCGTACGCCCAGGCGGTGGCCAACGAGGTGCGGTCCCTGCTGATCGCCCCGGCCGGCGACCCGGCGCTGGTGGTCGACGCGGACCTGCGGCCCGAGGGCAAGCAGGGTCCGCTGGTCCGCACGCTCGCGTCGTACGCCGCCTACTACGCGAAGTGGTCCAAGGTCTGGGAGGCGCAGGCGCTGCTGCGGGCCGACGCCGTGGTCGGTGACGCCGGGGTGCGCGAGCGCTTCACCTCGCTGATCGACCCGCTGCGCTACCCCCCGGAGGGGATCAGCGAGGCCGATGTCGTCGAGGTACGCCGGATCAAGGCTCGCGTGGACCGCGAGCGGCTGCCGCGGGGGGCCGACCCCCAGACCCACCTCAAGCTCGGCCGCGGTGGCCTGGCCGACATCGAGTGGACCGTCCAGCTGCTCCAGCTCAGGTACGCCGGCCGGGTCGCCGCCCTGCGCAGCCCGCGGACCCTCACCGCACTGGCCGCCGCGCGTGAGGCCGAGCTGCTCTCGGCCGTCGATGCCGACGCGCTGGACCGGGCCTGGCGCTCGGTGAGTCGGCTGCGCAACGCGATCACCCTGGTCACCGGCAAGAGCGGCGACCAGCTGCCCCGCGACGCCCGCGAGCGGGCGGCGGTGGCGAGCATCCTCGACTACGGCTCCGGTCACTCCGACGAGATGGTCAACGACTACCTGCGCACGACGCGCCGCGCCCGGGCCGTGGTCGACCGGATCTTCTGGGAGTGA
- a CDS encoding STAS domain-containing protein encodes MAQFRTGDGSDGSVVVSIEGDFDLADVDEFLELALPCLERSDRVEIDLGRVTFIDSSGLGALVRVRKEGSETGTKVSLVDVSPATHRLLEITGLHHAFDIAPREA; translated from the coding sequence GTGGCGCAGTTCCGCACAGGCGACGGCAGCGACGGCAGCGTCGTCGTGTCGATCGAGGGCGACTTCGACCTCGCCGACGTCGACGAGTTCCTCGAGCTCGCGCTCCCCTGCCTGGAGCGTTCCGACCGAGTTGAGATCGACCTCGGACGGGTCACGTTCATCGACTCCAGCGGTCTCGGAGCCCTGGTCCGCGTCCGGAAGGAGGGCTCGGAGACCGGCACGAAGGTGTCCCTGGTGGACGTGAGCCCGGCGACGCACCGGCTGCTGGAGATCACCGGGCTCCACCACGCGTTCGACATCGCGCCCCGGGAGGCTTGA
- a CDS encoding PP2C family protein-serine/threonine phosphatase, with protein sequence MTDSPAPARSPALRRPARLVAGICVLGVLLTALATWAVARADTNTEQRLLQTQTRQAAAVLSTAILTIQQPMNAALAAQGAIGHGRDATAFTRIFAQVAGTGKTFTSASLWHRQGGSFTRVAAIGDAPGLDPQGPQMQDFLGQALPGTTFAVRRVDVGAQIRIAYAVGDPGSGYVIYAERAIPADRRAPVDRNSAYADLDYAIYLGGTTDTAAMTTTDVDPATLPLTGLTAQVSIPFGNSTLILTTRARRHLGSGLSERLPWILLLSGLLLTLALALVARQLIRSRLRAESDTDTITTLYQRVDTLYGEQRSLSERLQRALLPQANPGIPGMEVSSEYVAGAQGIDIGGDWYSAIAVGDDTFAFVVGDVSGNGVDAVAEMARARFTLRAYLFDGDGPDTALEKCSRQFDVTTDGHIITVLVGVGNWRTGEISVANAGHPLPLLVSEAGASFVPMPVGLPLGAGAFTYERSTFTMPPGATLMAYTDGLVERRAEVIDAGMQRLVEVARRLGSRPLPSFVEQVVTSMRDERMVDDVAVLALRRVGV encoded by the coding sequence GTGACCGACTCGCCGGCACCGGCCCGCAGCCCCGCACTGCGACGGCCCGCCCGTCTGGTGGCGGGCATCTGCGTGCTGGGCGTGCTGCTGACGGCGCTGGCGACCTGGGCGGTGGCCCGGGCGGACACGAACACCGAGCAGCGCCTGCTCCAGACCCAGACCCGCCAGGCCGCCGCCGTCCTGTCGACCGCGATCCTGACCATCCAGCAACCGATGAACGCGGCCCTGGCCGCCCAAGGGGCGATCGGCCACGGCCGGGACGCGACCGCCTTCACCCGGATCTTCGCCCAGGTCGCCGGCACCGGGAAGACCTTCACCTCTGCCTCCTTGTGGCACCGGCAGGGAGGTTCGTTCACCCGGGTGGCCGCGATCGGCGACGCCCCCGGGCTGGACCCCCAGGGCCCGCAGATGCAGGACTTCCTCGGCCAGGCGCTGCCGGGCACGACGTTCGCCGTGCGTCGGGTCGACGTCGGGGCACAGATCCGGATCGCCTACGCCGTCGGCGACCCCGGCTCCGGCTACGTCATCTACGCCGAACGGGCGATCCCGGCGGACCGTCGCGCCCCGGTCGACCGCAACTCCGCCTACGCCGACCTCGACTACGCCATCTACCTCGGCGGCACCACCGACACCGCGGCGATGACCACGACCGACGTCGACCCCGCGACCCTGCCGCTGACCGGGCTCACCGCCCAGGTCTCGATCCCGTTCGGGAACTCGACGCTGATCCTGACCACCCGTGCCCGGCGCCACCTCGGCAGCGGCCTCAGCGAGCGGCTGCCGTGGATCCTCCTGCTCAGCGGGCTGCTGCTCACCCTGGCCCTGGCCCTGGTCGCCCGCCAGCTGATCCGCTCACGACTGCGCGCCGAGAGCGACACCGACACCATCACCACCCTCTACCAGCGCGTCGACACCCTGTACGGCGAGCAGCGGAGCCTGTCGGAACGGCTCCAGCGTGCCCTGCTGCCCCAGGCCAACCCGGGGATCCCCGGCATGGAGGTGTCGTCGGAGTACGTCGCCGGGGCGCAGGGCATCGACATCGGGGGCGACTGGTACAGCGCGATCGCGGTCGGGGACGACACGTTCGCGTTCGTCGTCGGCGACGTGTCGGGCAACGGCGTGGACGCGGTGGCCGAGATGGCCCGGGCCCGGTTCACATTGCGCGCCTACCTCTTCGACGGCGACGGTCCGGACACGGCGCTGGAGAAGTGCTCGCGCCAGTTCGACGTGACCACCGACGGCCACATCATCACCGTGCTCGTGGGAGTGGGGAACTGGCGGACCGGCGAGATCAGCGTCGCCAACGCGGGCCACCCCCTCCCCCTGCTGGTCTCGGAGGCCGGCGCGTCGTTCGTGCCGATGCCGGTGGGGCTGCCACTCGGCGCCGGCGCGTTCACCTACGAGCGGTCGACGTTCACCATGCCTCCGGGCGCGACGCTGATGGCCTACACCGACGGCCTCGTCGAGCGACGGGCCGAGGTCATCGACGCGGGCATGCAGCGGCTCGTCGAGGTGGCTCGGAGGCTCGGATCACGTCCGCTGCCGTCGTTCGTCGAGCAGGTCGTGACCTCCATGCGCGACGAGCGCATGGTCGACGACGTCGCCGTGCTGGCCCTGCGCCGGGTGGGCGTGTGA
- a CDS encoding ATP-binding protein gives MTARLAADRRAPAEARSYVARQLGSLSLPPGVPVDDVVLIASELVTNSVRGGADWVDLSVRTTPERLDLLVEDDADGWPVLGTPDEDAVNGRGLGIVDRLADAWVVTARDRGKVVTVTWLARTADVSP, from the coding sequence GTGACCGCCCGGCTCGCCGCCGACCGGCGGGCTCCCGCCGAGGCCCGGTCGTACGTCGCGCGGCAGCTGGGGTCTCTGTCCCTGCCACCGGGCGTGCCCGTCGACGACGTCGTCCTGATCGCCAGCGAGCTGGTCACCAACTCGGTGCGCGGCGGCGCGGATTGGGTCGACCTCAGCGTGCGGACCACCCCCGAGCGGCTCGACCTGCTGGTCGAGGACGACGCCGACGGCTGGCCGGTGCTGGGCACGCCCGACGAGGACGCCGTCAACGGTCGCGGCCTCGGCATCGTCGACCGGCTCGCCGACGCCTGGGTGGTCACGGCTCGGGACCGCGGCAAGGTGGTCACGGTGACCTGGCTGGCCCGGACCGCCGACGTGTCGCCCTGA